In Alteromonas macleodii, the sequence ACTTGCCGATACAAAATGAGGAAAAAATCTTGCCAAGCAAATCGTCGGATGTGAACTCACCAGTTATCTCACATAGCGCCTGATGAGCCAAACGCAACTCTTCAGCCAATAATTCACCGGCCATGGCGTCATGTAGCTGCTGTTCACCTGTGCTTACATAGCTGTAGGCTTGATCAAGTGCATCTATGTGTCGTCTTCGCGCTATAAACTGACCTTCGGTGGTCGTATCAAAACCCATAGTTTTCGCTAAATGTGCTTTTAGCGTATCGACACCGCTACCTTCTTTGGCAGATAAGTTGATCACTGAGATATCGCCTTGTTCGGTAGCAACCGTGCTTTGTCCGATATCTAAGGTACTTAGGTCCGCTTTATTGCGCACCACTGTAACCGGGATCCCTTGTGGCAAGCGCGCCATAAATTCTGGCCAAATTTCATAAGGGTCGATAACTGACGTTGCGGTAGAATCCACAACAAACAACACATGGTCACCTTCGTTAATAGCTTGCCACGCACGCTCAATGCCTATTTGCTCTACTTTATCTGGGCTTTCACGAAGACCAGCAGTATCGATAATATGCACCGGCATACCATCAATGTGAATGTGCTCTTTGAGTACATCGCGTGTAGTACCGGCAATATCAGTAACAATAGCGCTATCCCGTCCTGCTAAGGCATTTAGCAAACTCGACTTACCCGCATTAGGGCGCCCCGCAATCACCACCTGCATACCCTCACGCAGCAAGGTTCCTTGCTTGGCTTGCTCGCGCACTTTAGTTAGACTCTGCATGATGGCGCTTAAATCACCCGATACTTTTCCATCAGACAAAAAGTCGATTTCTTCTTCAGGAAAGTCAATGGCGGCCTCTACGTACATACGAAGATGTACAATTTGGTCAGACAACGTTTGGATTTGTGTGGAAAACTCACCCTGTAGTGAACGCAACGCACTTTTGGCTGCCTGTTTCGAGCTTGCATCAATTAAGTCGGCAATTGCCTCTGCCTGTGCAAGATCTAATTTATCATTCAAAAAGGCCTGTTCACTGAATTCACCCGGATTGGCCAAGCGAGCATGACCTGTAGCTAGTACAGCATCAATCAGCATATCCATCACTACCTGACCGCCATGGCCCTGTAATTCAAGTACATCTTCACCGGTAAACGAATTTGGACCTTTAAAAAATAGGGCTATGCCTTGATCTATTACACTTTTGTTAGCGTCAACAAACGGCGTATAGGTTGCAAGACGAGGTGTCAGCTCACTAGGAACTAATGCCTCAGCTATAGCTTTAGCTTTCGGGCCAGATACGCGCACTATACCCACGCCGCCACGACCGGGCGCTGTCGCTTGTGCGGTAATGGTGTCTGTAGAAAGGGTGAGTGATTCCATAAATTAGTCGCGGAAGTTCTTAAATTGAAAAGGTTGACCTAAATTCGATTCTTTTACGAGTGCAATTACTTGCTGTAAATCATCGCGCTTTTTACCAGTTACGCGAAGCTCTTCACCTTGAATGGCGGTTTGCACTTTAATTTTGGCGTCTTTAACCAGCTTTACAATTTTCTTTGCTGTTGGTTGTTCAATACCTTCTTTAAACGCAATGGTTTGGCGATAAGTTTTGCCATGTGCGTCATAAGGCTTCACATCCATCGAAGAGGTGTCTACATTGCGCTTAGACATCGCCGTTCTAAACATACTTTCCATTTGCTGAAGTTGGAATTCAGCTTCGGCTTTCATAACCACGGTTTTATCTTTGTACTCAAAGCTCGCGTCAATGCCGCGAAAGTCAAAACGCGTTGATAGCTCTCGGCTTGCGTTCTCGGTGGCGTTACGAACTTCTTCCATATTGATTTCAGAAAC encodes:
- the mnmE gene encoding tRNA uridine-5-carboxymethylaminomethyl(34) synthesis GTPase MnmE; amino-acid sequence: MESLTLSTDTITAQATAPGRGGVGIVRVSGPKAKAIAEALVPSELTPRLATYTPFVDANKSVIDQGIALFFKGPNSFTGEDVLELQGHGGQVVMDMLIDAVLATGHARLANPGEFSEQAFLNDKLDLAQAEAIADLIDASSKQAAKSALRSLQGEFSTQIQTLSDQIVHLRMYVEAAIDFPEEEIDFLSDGKVSGDLSAIMQSLTKVREQAKQGTLLREGMQVVIAGRPNAGKSSLLNALAGRDSAIVTDIAGTTRDVLKEHIHIDGMPVHIIDTAGLRESPDKVEQIGIERAWQAINEGDHVLFVVDSTATSVIDPYEIWPEFMARLPQGIPVTVVRNKADLSTLDIGQSTVATEQGDISVINLSAKEGSGVDTLKAHLAKTMGFDTTTEGQFIARRRHIDALDQAYSYVSTGEQQLHDAMAGELLAEELRLAHQALCEITGEFTSDDLLGKIFSSFCIGK
- a CDS encoding YajQ family cyclic di-GMP-binding protein, which translates into the protein MPSFDIVSEINMEEVRNATENASRELSTRFDFRGIDASFEYKDKTVVMKAEAEFQLQQMESMFRTAMSKRNVDTSSMDVKPYDAHGKTYRQTIAFKEGIEQPTAKKIVKLVKDAKIKVQTAIQGEELRVTGKKRDDLQQVIALVKESNLGQPFQFKNFRD